Proteins encoded in a region of the Flavobacterium sp. MDT1-60 genome:
- a CDS encoding DeoR/GlpR family DNA-binding transcription regulator gives MNNDNEVVNYSKEERKSLILKEINLHTRVSFETLSAKLFVSEDTVRRDINELESESLLIKVKGGAMTKAYHHSSSNQTYAGESKQIIAQKTLGLLHDGMVLLIGGGTTIREFIRLIPNDLNLTIFTVTVLSAVELLDKPNVKIIMIGGSISSYSQMCVSGDVYNQLANIKVDLLILGTNALDIEGGFSDSDWETVQVKKAMIQASEKTVILTISEKLDTVLKMKIANLSEVDYVVTEVDPNDAKLQSYKKAVPGLVFI, from the coding sequence ATGAATAACGATAATGAAGTGGTAAACTATAGCAAGGAAGAACGTAAAAGTCTTATTTTAAAAGAAATTAACTTGCATACCCGCGTAAGTTTTGAAACACTTTCGGCTAAATTATTTGTTTCAGAAGATACCGTTAGACGTGATATCAACGAACTTGAATCAGAATCATTATTGATTAAGGTCAAAGGTGGCGCGATGACAAAAGCGTATCACCATTCTTCATCCAATCAAACTTATGCAGGTGAATCAAAACAAATCATTGCGCAAAAAACTTTAGGTTTACTTCATGACGGAATGGTTTTGTTAATTGGCGGCGGAACTACAATCAGAGAGTTCATTCGCTTAATTCCTAATGATTTAAATCTGACTATTTTTACTGTCACCGTTTTATCTGCCGTTGAACTTCTGGACAAACCCAATGTGAAAATTATCATGATTGGCGGGAGTATTTCCTCTTATAGCCAAATGTGCGTGAGCGGTGATGTCTACAATCAATTGGCGAATATTAAAGTTGACTTATTAATATTAGGAACCAATGCTTTAGATATCGAAGGCGGATTCTCAGATTCTGATTGGGAAACCGTTCAGGTAAAAAAAGCGATGATTCAGGCTTCTGAAAAAACGGTGATTCTGACTATTTCTGAAAAACTGGATACGGTTCTAAAAATGAAAATTGCCAACTTATCTGAGGTTGATTATGTGGTTACGGAAGTTGATCCTAACGATGCAAAATTACAATCGTATAAGAAGGCGGTTCCAGGTTTAGTTTTTATTTAA
- a CDS encoding dipeptidase, with amino-acid sequence MFIIDAHLDLSMNAMEWNRDLRNDVLTLRHLEKGMTDKPDRERATVSFPDLRKGNIGIVVATQIARFVKPDSIIPGWNSPEQAWAQTQGQLTWYKAMEEAGEITAITDKKSLQKQIDNWNDGTPNDKKPIGYILSLEGADSIIDISYLEKAYNYGLRAIGPAHYGPGRYANGTDATGKMNQNGLDLLKEMERLNIILDATHLCDDTFWQALDHYNGPVWASHNNCRKLVDHNRQYSDEMIQALISRGAVIGGALDAWMLVPDWERGVSTPKGTNCNLETVFRHMDHICQLAGNADHIGIGSDLDGAFGTEQSPYDLNTIADLQKLVLIFKGKGYSDADLNKIFHQNWINFLMKNWD; translated from the coding sequence ATGTTTATAATAGACGCCCATTTAGACCTGAGCATGAATGCGATGGAATGGAATCGAGATTTAAGAAATGACGTTCTCACTTTACGCCATTTAGAAAAAGGAATGACAGACAAACCAGACCGCGAACGCGCGACAGTTTCTTTTCCTGATTTACGAAAAGGAAATATCGGAATTGTGGTTGCCACTCAAATTGCACGTTTTGTAAAACCAGATAGCATTATTCCCGGTTGGAATTCTCCCGAACAAGCATGGGCACAGACCCAAGGGCAACTTACATGGTACAAAGCCATGGAAGAAGCCGGAGAAATAACAGCCATTACCGATAAAAAATCACTTCAAAAACAAATTGACAATTGGAATGATGGAACTCCAAACGATAAAAAACCAATTGGATATATTTTAAGTTTAGAAGGTGCTGATTCTATTATTGACATCTCCTATTTAGAAAAAGCATACAATTACGGATTAAGAGCTATTGGTCCTGCGCATTATGGTCCTGGACGATACGCAAACGGAACCGATGCAACCGGAAAAATGAATCAAAATGGTCTTGATTTATTGAAAGAAATGGAACGTTTGAATATTATTTTGGATGCTACTCATTTATGTGACGATACTTTTTGGCAGGCTTTAGATCATTATAACGGACCCGTTTGGGCGAGTCATAATAATTGCAGAAAGCTTGTTGATCACAATCGTCAATACAGCGACGAAATGATTCAAGCCTTAATTTCAAGGGGTGCTGTTATTGGCGGAGCTTTAGATGCCTGGATGCTGGTTCCGGATTGGGAAAGAGGAGTTTCGACTCCAAAAGGCACGAATTGCAATTTAGAAACGGTTTTTAGGCATATGGATCACATTTGCCAATTGGCTGGAAATGCAGATCATATTGGAATCGGTTCTGATCTTGATGGTGCTTTTGGTACAGAACAATCGCCGTACGATTTAAATACAATTGCCGATTTGCAAAAACTCGTTCTTATCTTTAAAGGAAAAGGATATTCTGATGCCGATTTAAATAAAATCTTTCACCAGAACTGGATTAATTTCTTAATGAAAAATTGGGATTAA
- a CDS encoding D-TA family PLP-dependent enzyme yields MGKNWWKINSEINTDTPFLAVYEDRIRFNLERLIGAVNGDTQKLRPHIKTHKIGEILELFKIYNIKKVKCATIAEAELAALHEIPDVLLAYQPIGIKKERWISLIQKYPNTHFSTIVDNLESAKALNEIAGENNLKLTIYLDLNTGMNRTGISISEKWIELIDGILLLKNIHFAGIHIYDGHLKGSVEERNLEASNSFSIIKKEIEKLQPKFNYELKIVAGGSNTFPFYATQENVECSPGTFVFWDSNYQINLPEQEFKPALVIVGTIISKPTDKTLCIDIGYKAVSSENPIDKRLVILNDENLIPISHSEEHLILENRGKNQYQIGETIYAQPYHVCPTCALYDSVQVVNNEHQICDQWLVVARSRKINI; encoded by the coding sequence ATGGGAAAAAATTGGTGGAAAATTAATTCCGAAATCAACACAGATACTCCATTTTTAGCCGTTTACGAAGATCGTATCCGGTTTAATCTGGAGCGGCTTATTGGCGCCGTAAATGGTGATACTCAAAAATTAAGACCTCACATCAAAACACATAAAATTGGCGAAATTCTTGAATTGTTTAAAATCTATAATATCAAAAAAGTAAAATGTGCTACCATTGCCGAGGCAGAACTTGCTGCACTTCATGAAATTCCGGATGTACTTCTCGCCTACCAACCCATTGGCATAAAAAAGGAACGATGGATTTCGTTGATACAAAAATATCCGAACACTCATTTTTCGACTATTGTTGATAATTTAGAATCGGCGAAAGCCTTGAATGAAATTGCCGGAGAAAATAATCTTAAACTAACTATTTATTTAGATCTAAACACCGGAATGAACAGAACCGGAATTTCGATTTCTGAAAAATGGATTGAATTAATAGATGGTATACTTTTACTAAAAAACATTCATTTTGCCGGAATTCATATTTATGACGGACATTTGAAAGGAAGTGTTGAAGAACGAAACCTGGAAGCTTCAAATTCGTTTTCAATTATTAAAAAAGAAATCGAAAAATTGCAACCAAAGTTTAATTATGAACTAAAAATTGTTGCCGGAGGATCCAATACCTTTCCGTTTTACGCCACTCAGGAAAATGTAGAATGCAGTCCCGGAACTTTTGTTTTTTGGGACTCCAATTACCAAATTAATTTACCGGAACAAGAATTCAAACCTGCTTTAGTAATTGTCGGAACCATTATTTCAAAACCAACTGACAAAACTCTCTGTATTGATATTGGCTACAAAGCTGTTTCTTCTGAAAATCCAATCGATAAGAGATTAGTGATTTTAAACGACGAAAATCTAATTCCGATTTCGCATTCAGAAGAACATCTGATTCTGGAAAATCGTGGTAAAAACCAATATCAGATTGGCGAGACAATTTATGCTCAACCTTATCATGTTTGCCCTACTTGCGCACTTTACGATTCGGTTCAGGTTGTCAATAACGAACATCAAATTTGTGATCAATGGCTAGTCGTTGCACGAAGCAGAAAAATTAATATTTAA
- a CDS encoding aldolase yields the protein MYSILKAQGVLPLVTQINIETAKIVLQSAADAGIKIIEFAARANDAKEVFIQMVAFKNTNNLDIKIAVGSILSVIDAEAYHQLGADCIVCPHTDLEIGNYCLKNNIYWIPGAATLNEVLHANKLGAEIVKLFPADKIGGPGYVKAIRAPFPNLKIMPTGGVTLEESNLKSWFKSGVVCVGIGSNLFSKEMLLNLNYEQSLNAFKNLIEIVEKTRN from the coding sequence ATGTACAGCATTTTAAAAGCACAAGGCGTACTTCCGTTAGTAACACAAATCAATATCGAAACAGCCAAAATAGTGTTACAGTCAGCGGCAGATGCTGGCATAAAAATCATTGAGTTTGCAGCTCGTGCCAATGATGCTAAAGAAGTATTTATTCAAATGGTCGCATTTAAAAACACCAACAATCTGGATATTAAAATAGCTGTTGGTTCTATTTTAAGTGTTATCGATGCGGAAGCCTATCATCAATTGGGAGCGGACTGTATCGTTTGCCCTCACACCGATTTAGAAATTGGCAATTATTGCCTGAAAAACAATATTTACTGGATTCCGGGTGCAGCAACTTTAAACGAAGTGCTTCACGCCAATAAATTAGGCGCTGAAATTGTAAAACTTTTTCCTGCTGATAAAATTGGTGGTCCCGGTTACGTAAAAGCAATAAGAGCTCCGTTTCCAAATTTAAAAATAATGCCAACAGGAGGTGTAACTTTAGAAGAAAGCAATCTAAAATCATGGTTCAAATCCGGCGTGGTTTGTGTTGGAATTGGTTCTAATTTATTTTCGAAAGAAATGCTTTTGAATTTAAATTATGAACAATCACTTAACGCTTTTAAAAATTTAATTGAAATTGTCGAAAAAACAAGAAACTAA
- a CDS encoding sugar kinase, translating into MNTITSQTRIATFGELLLRMNVADGNRFTQASEIKVHVGGAEANVCVLLSQLGIQTDYITRLPQNDLAQLALNELQKYKVNTSKCIYGGERLGLYFVEAGNQIRQSQVIYDRSNSSFATIQKDQINWDLAFADVTHFHWSGISPGVSYEAGLVCKEAILSAHKKDLSISSDFNYRSKLWQYGKHPSEIMPDLLQYSTITVADLDAIEIYFGIKTDKNESDADRFQKTFELLKEKMPFLKTLAMSFRKSDGLAHLYKGMLLHEGHFYETKEYKIHLVTDQIGSGDAFNAGLLYGLSNKLSGQECIDWATACGVIKQSIHGDFAMSNPTEISHFIANGASNRINR; encoded by the coding sequence ATGAATACCATTACCTCACAAACAAGAATTGCAACTTTCGGAGAATTACTACTTCGGATGAATGTTGCTGATGGAAATCGGTTTACGCAGGCCAGTGAAATAAAAGTTCATGTTGGCGGTGCCGAGGCCAATGTTTGTGTTCTGCTTTCTCAACTCGGAATCCAAACCGATTATATCACGAGATTACCACAAAATGATTTAGCGCAGTTGGCTTTAAACGAACTTCAGAAATACAAAGTGAATACCTCAAAATGTATTTATGGCGGAGAACGTTTGGGGCTGTATTTCGTTGAAGCCGGAAATCAAATCAGACAATCGCAGGTCATTTACGATCGTAGTAATTCTTCGTTCGCAACTATTCAAAAAGATCAAATCAATTGGGATTTGGCTTTCGCCGATGTAACTCATTTCCATTGGTCCGGAATAAGTCCGGGCGTTTCTTATGAAGCAGGTTTGGTTTGCAAAGAAGCTATTTTATCGGCACATAAAAAGGATTTGTCTATTTCTTCTGATTTTAATTATCGTTCAAAATTATGGCAATACGGAAAACATCCTTCTGAAATTATGCCCGATTTACTTCAATACAGTACCATTACTGTTGCCGATTTAGATGCTATTGAAATTTATTTCGGAATAAAAACCGATAAAAACGAATCCGATGCAGATCGTTTTCAAAAAACATTTGAATTATTAAAAGAGAAAATGCCTTTTCTAAAAACGCTGGCAATGAGTTTTAGAAAATCAGATGGATTAGCACATTTATACAAAGGTATGCTACTTCACGAAGGTCATTTTTATGAAACCAAAGAATACAAAATACATTTGGTTACCGATCAAATTGGATCCGGAGATGCTTTTAACGCAGGATTATTATACGGATTATCTAACAAATTATCCGGGCAGGAATGCATCGACTGGGCAACTGCCTGCGGTGTAATCAAGCAAAGTATTCACGGAGACTTTGCCATGAGCAATCCAACAGAAATAAGTCATTTTATTGCAAATGGCGCAAGTAACAGAATCAATAGATAA
- a CDS encoding RidA family protein yields the protein MNLLPQEKFETLGLNLPPAPQPLGIYKPYLVDGKYLYLSGHGPVRDDKSLIIGRIGDDIDIEEGKLAARQVGLTMLSTIVTNFGSLNKVKRVIKVLGMVNCNGDFLRHPYVINGCSELFAEVWGQENGIGVRSAVGMGSLPDNIPVEVEAVFELY from the coding sequence ATGAATTTATTACCTCAGGAAAAATTTGAAACCCTTGGCTTAAACTTACCGCCAGCACCTCAACCTCTTGGTATATACAAACCTTATTTAGTCGACGGAAAATATCTATACCTCTCAGGTCACGGACCAGTTCGTGATGATAAATCTTTAATTATTGGAAGAATTGGTGACGATATTGATATTGAAGAAGGAAAATTGGCCGCAAGACAGGTTGGCTTAACCATGCTTTCGACAATTGTAACCAACTTTGGAAGCCTCAACAAAGTAAAAAGGGTTATAAAAGTATTGGGAATGGTCAATTGCAATGGTGATTTCCTTAGACATCCATATGTTATCAACGGCTGCAGTGAATTATTCGCCGAAGTGTGGGGACAAGAAAACGGAATTGGTGTAAGAAGCGCGGTAGGAATGGGATCTTTACCAGACAATATTCCTGTTGAAGTTGAAGCTGTTTTCGAATTATATTAA
- a CDS encoding GntP family permease: MSILILTACIAFLIIQIGWLKINPFITFIITALLAGLFLGLPVNTLSQTVQKGLGEMLGSITLIIVFGTCIGKLTVSSGAANVIAKTVMGWTGKKYVRLGLMITGFIVGIPLFYSVGFVLLVPLIFSVAHQFKLSKVYLGIPMLASLSVAHGFLPPHPSPMALSSILNADIGLVLVYGIIIAIPTIFIAGLLFSNLLKNIRSESDHEILNVEEVVNTGKQPSFALSLFSALFPVFGLTITSILPLLSDNETLLNICKTIGEPSMIMLISLLICTYTLGVRMNRSIPSVMDDYAVAIKDIALIVLIIGGAGALKEVMMVSGVNETIVSTLSQTNIHPYLLAWMMAAIIRVCVGSATAAGLMTASVLLPLLQSNNLDPNLLVLSVGAGSLMCSHVNDPGFWMFKEYFNVSLKDTFKSWTVMESLVSVLGIVFVFILNSIIH; encoded by the coding sequence ATGAGCATTTTAATTCTTACGGCATGCATTGCGTTTTTAATCATTCAGATAGGTTGGCTTAAAATCAATCCGTTTATTACCTTTATCATAACAGCTTTATTAGCAGGTCTTTTTTTAGGCCTGCCAGTAAATACTTTGTCACAAACAGTTCAAAAAGGTTTGGGCGAAATGTTAGGATCTATCACTTTGATTATTGTTTTCGGAACCTGTATCGGTAAACTTACTGTTTCATCAGGAGCTGCCAATGTCATTGCCAAAACTGTTATGGGATGGACAGGCAAAAAATACGTTCGCTTAGGATTAATGATTACCGGATTTATTGTCGGGATACCGCTTTTTTATAGTGTTGGATTTGTTTTGTTAGTACCTCTAATCTTTTCAGTAGCCCATCAATTTAAACTTTCAAAAGTATATCTGGGAATTCCAATGCTGGCGTCGCTTTCAGTAGCACACGGTTTTTTGCCCCCACATCCGTCTCCAATGGCGTTAAGCAGTATTTTGAATGCTGATATCGGACTTGTTTTAGTTTACGGAATTATCATCGCCATTCCGACCATTTTTATCGCAGGTTTATTGTTTTCGAATTTACTTAAAAACATTAGATCCGAATCTGATCATGAAATCCTAAATGTCGAAGAAGTTGTAAATACAGGAAAGCAACCCAGTTTCGCACTTAGTTTATTCTCTGCTTTATTTCCTGTTTTCGGATTAACAATAACTTCAATTCTACCTTTACTTTCAGACAATGAGACACTCCTAAACATTTGCAAAACAATTGGTGAACCAAGTATGATTATGCTGATTTCGTTACTTATTTGCACCTACACTTTAGGTGTCAGAATGAACCGAAGCATCCCATCCGTAATGGATGATTATGCTGTTGCCATAAAAGATATCGCTTTAATTGTTTTGATTATTGGCGGTGCCGGAGCTTTGAAAGAAGTGATGATGGTTAGTGGTGTAAACGAAACTATTGTATCGACCTTAAGCCAAACAAATATTCATCCGTATTTATTGGCCTGGATGATGGCAGCTATTATTCGTGTTTGTGTGGGTTCTGCAACAGCTGCCGGTCTAATGACTGCCAGCGTTTTACTTCCTTTACTACAATCTAACAACCTAGACCCAAATCTATTAGTTTTATCCGTTGGTGCCGGAAGCTTAATGTGCTCACATGTAAATGACCCGGGCTTTTGGATGTTCAAGGAATATTTCAATGTCAGCCTGAAAGATACTTTTAAATCATGGACCGTAATGGAATCCTTAGTATCTGTTTTAGGAATTGTTTTCGTTTTTATTTTAAACTCTATAATACATTAA
- a CDS encoding SusD/RagB family nutrient-binding outer membrane lipoprotein has protein sequence MKKITTLYITGLLLGSMTSCTKDFEEINTNPNVVEKPNPNYIFSKAQLDGLNNNYFFTNILECGGMLQHYATYKEASGVGDKYLSNEVYYSAYFNQVYPLALNETEIVINAVKSNPNDSNKLNIARIWKAYLYHRITDLYGDIPYSEAAKANSEQIFLPKYDAQESIYKDLLKELDEAATALDATKPSFGGADFIYNGDVAKWKKFSYSLMLRLGLRLTKVDPALAKTWVTKAIAGGVILNGTDNAIMKYTDGPNDFNRNPVGFDARRQDFTAGSFGQKNVEGGKLAKTFIDLLKATADPRISVYAGVWQGTVQNTTLAVQKGFPNGTKTAPTAVEQATYSEPNQSTVFKYDAPLVLISNAETNLYLAEAAARGWYTTETDKDLYEKGVKASFLNMGIYGATYAITDATPYLTANPFNSAGSFEAKMNQIHTQIYVALFVDEQEIYANWRRTGYPVLVPVNFPGNVTNGTIPRRLKYSTSEYSVNSTNLAEAVKRQGEDTFTTKIWWDK, from the coding sequence ATGAAAAAGATAACCACTTTATATATAACAGGCCTACTTTTAGGAAGTATGACGTCCTGTACCAAGGATTTTGAAGAAATCAATACTAATCCAAATGTAGTTGAAAAACCAAATCCGAATTATATTTTCAGCAAAGCACAACTAGACGGTTTAAACAATAATTATTTTTTTACCAACATTCTTGAATGTGGCGGAATGTTACAACATTATGCTACTTATAAAGAAGCTTCCGGTGTAGGAGACAAATATTTAAGCAACGAAGTTTATTATTCTGCTTATTTTAATCAGGTTTATCCATTAGCACTAAATGAAACAGAAATTGTAATTAATGCAGTAAAAAGCAATCCAAACGATAGCAACAAACTAAATATTGCCAGAATTTGGAAAGCGTATTTGTACCACAGAATTACAGATTTGTACGGAGACATTCCATATTCTGAAGCAGCAAAAGCAAATAGTGAGCAAATCTTTCTTCCCAAATATGATGCTCAGGAATCCATCTACAAAGATTTATTAAAAGAACTTGACGAAGCGGCTACAGCATTAGATGCTACAAAACCAAGTTTCGGCGGAGCTGATTTTATTTACAACGGCGATGTGGCAAAATGGAAAAAATTCTCGTACTCATTAATGCTTCGCTTAGGATTGCGATTGACTAAAGTTGATCCAGCCCTGGCTAAAACCTGGGTTACCAAAGCTATTGCCGGTGGTGTAATTTTAAATGGAACAGATAATGCCATTATGAAATACACGGATGGTCCAAATGATTTCAACAGAAACCCTGTTGGTTTTGATGCGAGAAGACAAGATTTCACAGCAGGATCTTTCGGTCAGAAAAATGTTGAAGGAGGAAAACTGGCTAAAACTTTTATTGATTTATTAAAAGCAACTGCAGATCCAAGAATTAGTGTTTATGCCGGAGTTTGGCAGGGAACAGTGCAAAATACAACACTTGCCGTGCAAAAGGGTTTCCCGAACGGAACTAAAACCGCGCCAACAGCTGTTGAACAAGCTACTTATTCTGAACCTAATCAAAGTACTGTTTTCAAATACGATGCGCCATTAGTACTTATAAGTAATGCGGAAACCAATTTATATTTGGCAGAAGCCGCAGCAAGAGGTTGGTACACCACAGAAACGGACAAAGATTTATACGAAAAAGGAGTAAAAGCATCTTTCTTAAATATGGGAATTTACGGTGCAACTTATGCCATTACAGACGCAACACCTTATTTAACAGCAAATCCATTTAATAGTGCAGGATCATTTGAAGCAAAGATGAATCAGATTCATACTCAAATTTATGTGGCCCTATTTGTAGATGAACAAGAAATTTATGCCAATTGGAGGAGAACTGGCTACCCGGTTTTGGTTCCGGTAAACTTTCCCGGAAATGTTACAAACGGCACGATCCCAAGACGACTCAAATATTCAACGAGCGAATATTCTGTAAATTCAACTAACTTAGCAGAAGCGGTTAAGCGTCAGGGAGAAGACACTTTTACAACTAAAATCTGGTGGGATAAATAA